ACCAGCCGAACGACAGCGACTTCGCCAATCCCTGGTTCATCGCGCGCGGCAAGTAGGGTCAGGAGCTTGGTTGGGGATTTCCCGGCCGAAAAGCGGCCGTCATGAGGCTGCTGAGACTGCCCTCGCTGAAGGGTTTCTCGATGCGAGGAATACCGCGCAGATGGCCGGGCAAGGCCAACAAATCCCCATAGCCGCTGGTAAATCCGAAATTGATGCCCCGAGCGATCAGCGACTCGGCAACCGCGAAGCTCGTTTCATCGCCGAGATTGATATCGAGAATGGCGAAGTCGACCGGATGAGCCGCGACGATCTCCATCGCCTTCTCGACGGTCGTGGCGATGTGCACGCTCTTGACCCCGAGAGCATTGAGGATTTCGCCCATATCCATGGCGATGAGGAAATTATCCTCGAGAACGAGAACAGATTCGATGGCGGGCGAAATCTGATTTGTCATCTATGTTTGCATCCCTCGTTAGCCTCGTTCTGCCGAGATCCGACCGTGCACGCTAGGCCAGACGGAGAATCGTGGCATTTAAAAAAGACATGTTGCGC
This DNA window, taken from Sinorhizobium fredii NGR234, encodes the following:
- a CDS encoding response regulator, with protein sequence MTNQISPAIESVLVLEDNFLIAMDMGEILNALGVKSVHIATTVEKAMEIVAAHPVDFAILDINLGDETSFAVAESLIARGINFGFTSGYGDLLALPGHLRGIPRIEKPFSEGSLSSLMTAAFRPGNPQPSS